A stretch of DNA from Planococcus antarcticus DSM 14505:
CGGAGGTACTAAATCCAAGATTTTGCATGCGGTCGATCCATTCCTGCAATACGCTCGTATCCGCTACACGGAAAGCGGCGTGGTGAACAGTGCCAAAGCCTTGGCGTCCAGACGGCAACAATTTATTGTGCTCGACAATCACTTGCGCTCCGTTTCCGCCTTCTCCTATTTCGAACAAATGGAAAGCATCTTTTTTTGCAATTTCGCGCATCAACATCGCACTTTCTAATACTTCTTTCAAGCTGTCAAAATCTGCGATCCGAATATGAACGGGGCCAAGTCCTGTAATCGCAAACTCCAGCGGCACGGGTCCATTTTGCCATGGTATTCCGGAAGCTACGCCTTCATTATTTTCGTCCGATACCAGCATGTACTGCTGATCGTCGAAATCGTCGAAAGACAGGGTTTTCTTACCAAAGACGTCCTGGATGCCTTTATGTTTCACATCGTATTTATCAAAGCGCTTGATCCAGTAAGCTAACGCTTTATCTGTCGGTACGCGGAAAGCGGTTTTGTAGATTTCATTTGTCCCGTGAGTGCCTTTTGGGATGTTTGGGAAATCGAAGAACGTCATGTCTGTTCCCGCCGATCCCTTATCATCCGCAAAGAATAAATGATAAGTTTGGATATCGTCTTGATTGACGGTTTTCTTCACTAATCGCATGCCTAATACATACGTAAAAAATTCATAGTTTTTTTCGGCGCTGCTAGTAATGGCTGTCACATGGTGGATTCCTTTTAATTCGTTCATCAAATTCTCTCCTCTTTATAAAGATGATTATTATCTCGAATTCGAGATATATGATTAAAAAAATTTAATCGTTCTATAATTTTCAACTGCTCAAAGAAAGCTCATTCAATTTTACAATCAGTAAATTCAACCTAAATCCAAGCTTCTATCAAAGCAAACTACCTCGAAACAATTTATCTTTAATTCGAGGTAATAATACCATGTAGTTTTTTTGACGTCAACTAATTGAATCGATTTTCTTTTTGGACTCTCCTCCTCTCTTTTATAGCTGGATTTGAAGCGATCTCATTTTTAATCAGTAAGGGGATTTATAGAAACATTGTTATACTAAAAAGAAAAGAAATTAGAAGGACTGCAAAGGAAAAAATAATCAGGGGGAATACGATGAAACCAACAATGAACCGAAAAGATTTATTAACCAAGGACGATATATGGAACGCCGTTATATCAGTTGTATGCGCTTGCGATTTGCCAACTACAGATAGCATTTTAGGAGAAGCATTCATTGCGTTTCACTACTATTCAGAGCTTGAAAGTGGCGGACATGAAACTCTACTCAGCTGGACTGAGTCGTATAGTAAAGAGCATGGCATCGAACGGTATTTAAATGAATTAATCACTGCCCTTGAGAAAATCGGTGCTCATGATTACGCAATGATTGAGAGAAAGTATGGTCATGAAATGTGGAACGTGTATATTGCTTTAGAAAATGATGCCAGTCAAGAAGAGGAGTTTTATAAAGTCATTGAAAAGGCTGACGGTGAATACTATCAGCTTGACGGGAAACTAGAGCAGTTAGTAGAAGCATACTTCATAAAGATTCATACGGACTTAATTGACGTTGTTGACGATTAGTCTAAAAAGAGATAGATAACAGAGCACAGGAAATTTCCCTGTTCTCTGTTACCTTGTCTTCCATTCAAAAAAACCTCCAATACTACTCTACTTTTTCACCCTCACTCAGCCGGTCCAATATCGTGATCGTTTCCGATAGCTGGTTATTGAAAATTTTCCTGGCCACATCCAATAACTCGATGATCATAGGATCTCGTAACGAATAAATAACGCGATTCCCTTCTTTGCTGCCTGTAACAATATTTTTCGACCTTAAGACGGTCAGCTGCTGCGAAACGGACGAACCTTCGCTTTCAGCTAGCTGCTGGATTTCATTGACACTCTTGTCCCCTTCAGCCAAAATTTCCAGAATTCGAATCCGAAGCGGATGTGCTAGTGCTTTGAAAAAGTCAGATTTGAACTGCTGCATTTCCATATCCAAAATGTTCCCCTTCCTCTCTATAGCTGTTTTAGGACTTCTTCATGCTTATCTATTTTCGCTTTATGGAATTCAATTCCAGCCGAAAGAGCCGTACATTCCTTGAAGGCAAAATGCTGGCAGCCCAAGCATTTATTTTTGTCGAGCTTTTCTAAAGAAAAATCGATGGCTTCACCGGTATGCTCAAAGAAATGCTCTTCTCCAGTATAGTCATACAATCCGGTTTTTTTCATGACACTGATGGGATGTGGTTTCATGCCGGAGATCAGGACAGTACCCTGTTTTGAAAAATCTTTGATAATGCTGGACAAATACGATTCACCCGTTGTATCCATAAATGGAACTTTCCCCATTCTGAGCATCAATACATTCGGTTTGTAATGGATCGTATTCATAATGGATTGCTCAAAGGCCTGAGCTGAACCAAAAAACAAAGGTCCTTCCACATTGTAGATGCTGATTTGCGGGCAATCGTGAATATCTGTCACCATGTGAGTCCCCACTTTTTCATCTTTATGATCTGGATCCGGCAGCACTTTGGCTGTAATCAGCAATTCACTCATTTGTTTGGTGAACAAAACGACGGCAAACAGTAACCCGACTTCTACAGCTACCGTCAGACTGACAAAAACGGTCAATAAAAAAGTGGCAAGCAGCACTAGAGAATCTGCTGTTTTAGTTTTTAACAGCGAGACAAATACATGCCGCTCACTCATGTTCCAAGCAACAATCATTAACACAGGCGCCATACTAGCCAGTGGAATCGTCGAGGCATAAGGAGCGAAAAGAATCAGGACCAATAAAACAACCACACCGTGGATGATTCCTGAAAAAGGAGAAACGGCTCCATTTTTTATATTGGTCGCTGTTCTCGCAATGGCACCAGTAGCAGGAATCCCGCCGAAAAGCGGTGTCACCATGTTCGCAATCCCTTGTCCAATCAATTCCCGGTTGCTGTTATGCTTACTGCCGGTCATGCCATCCGCAACAACAGCCGATAGTAAAGATTCAATCCCGCCAAGCATGGCAATGACAAAAGCTGGACCAATTAGCAGCTGGAGGCGCTCAAAAGTGATTTCAGGAAAATGAAATTCTGGAAGCTTGTTTGAAATTTTACCAAAAGTTGAACCAATTGTCGCAACTTCACTTGGAAAAAAAACACTTGCAACGACTGTGGAAACCAATAAACCAATCAAAGGTCCAGGAACTTTTGGAATAATTTTAGGGGTCAGTATTACTGTGGCAAGACAGATCACAGCGGTTAAGACGCTGTACAAATTGACTGTCTGAATGTGCAAGATAATTTCTTTTACGTTCGGTAAAAAAGATTCATGCTTTTCTACACCGGTCAATCCCAAAAAGTTGGAAACCTGTCCAACAAAGATAATAACGGCAATTCCAGATGTAAAGCCGATTGTCACTGGGCGTGGTATGTATTTTATCAACGAACCCAGCTTAAAAATACCCATAAGAAGCAAGATGATCCCAGCCATAAACCCTGCCAACAGCAAACTTTCATAGCCATAAGCGATGACGATGGCGAACAAAACTGGAATAAATGCTCCCGTCGGACCGCCAATTTGAAATTTAGACCCACCAAATATCGAAATCAGAATACCTGCAATGATGGTCGTGTAAATTCCGTATTCCGGATTCACTCCCGAAGCGATGGCAAAAGCCATGCCCAAGGGAATGGCGATTACGCCTACAACGATGCCTGATAACAAATCTTTTTTAAAGCTTTGGAATGAGTAGCCTGCATATCTTCCAGTGAAAATCGACTTCTTCTCCATACGAGGACCTTCTTTTTATTTTATAGTATATCTGATTATTTGAATATTATATAATTCAAATATATACCCCGTAAAAATAATTGTCAACTTTCTATAACAATATTGAACCAGTAACTACTAACACCAACAGCTCTAGTATGGCTATTTTGTAAGCCTGTTTTCGCCGGACACTCTGTTAGGTTTATTTGCTGTGTCCGTGATCACCTTATCTCCCATCCGCTTGTTGTTTTAGTGTTTAGGCACTCGGCTCTTGCGTAAGCAACGATGACTGGACTGAGCGTAGCGAAAAAAATGGCTGAGACGGTGCTTGCAGAAAGCTGAGCAAGCTTTCGTTCAGCAATAAAAAAAGAGCAATCCAGAAATTCGGATTGCTCTTTATAGTCAATATTCGTTCTCTATTTATTCCGAAGAGGCTCAAACGCATTGGTCCACGCGTTAACTTGATCGAGCAATGTGGTCACGGCACCTTCGTGAACATCTGCCGGCTTGAATTCACTCATCTTAACGAAATCAGTGAACAGTGACATTGCGGGATGGCTTCTGACAGAAGCTACCTGTAGCTCCGCTAAAATGATGCGCAATGATTCAGCTGCACGGACACCGCCTGCAGAGCCATAGCTGACAATGCCTGCCGCTTTATTGTTCCATTCCGGATACAAATAATCGATGGCATTTTTCAATGCGGACGTCACACCATGATTGTATTCCGGACAAATAAAGACATAGCCATCCAATTCCGCAACTTTTTTGGACCAGGGAATCGCTTCAGGGGTCTTGTAATCCTGGCTGAAGGCTGCCGAAATCGGCTCTGCATACATCGGCAAGTTGTAATCCTTCAGATCCACGATTTCGTATTCAGCGTCTCCACGCTTGTCTGCAATGTCTTTGACCCATTGTGCAACTTGCAGGCTGTTGCGCCCAGGGCGTGTGCTTCCTGTGACAATCCCAATCTTCGTCATGAATAACTTCCTCCTCAGTTTGTGTTCATACCATTGGTCTCTGAAAATTCACTCCTTGGTGTCTTTTCATCATAAGGCAAATATCTCTCAGCTTCAAATGAAATGTTCGAATATTCTTTTAGAAAGACGGCAATGTTCGATTTTACTTGTATTTCGTCTGTTTGGATACTGACAGTATACTTTTTGTCAGTATGTGATTTTAAAGTGCGTACTTCACAAGATTGACAGTAGCCCCTAAACTGAGCGTGACCCAAAATAAGAAAACGAGGAGATTCACATATATGAAATTACAGCTAGCCTTAGATTTGGTAGACATTCCACAAGCCATTGAAATCATTAAAGAAGTAGAGGAATATATCGATATCATTGAACTTGGAACGCCCGTGATCAATAAAGAAGGACTAAAGGCTGTTTCAGAAATAAAAGCTGCATTTCCTAACCTGGAAGTTCTTGCTGATATGAAAATCATGGATGCAGCGGCTTATGAGGTGTCGAATGCTTCTGCTGCAGGCGCAGACATCATCACAATCCTGGCACAAGCAGAAGACTCGTCCATTAAAGGCGCAGTCGAAGAAGCGAAAAAACAAGGAAAGAAAATTTTAGTAGACATGATTGCCGTAAAAGATATTAAAACACGCGCTGCAGAGCTTGACCTGCTTGGAGCTGATTATATTTGTGTTCACACCGGATACGATTTGCAGGCAGAAGGCAAAGATTCTTTCGAAGACTTACGCACCATAAAAAGCGTCGTGAAAAATGCCCGCACAGCCATTGCAGGCGGGATCAAACTGGAGACATTGCCAGAAGTGATCAAAGCACGACCCGACCTGATCATCGTCGGCGGAGGCATCACAAGCAAGGAAGACAAGAACGCAGAAGCGGCGAAAATCCAAAAGCTGATCAAAGAAAGCGTGACAGCATAATATGCACATCACAGGCTTCACAAATACAATCTTGGCCGAACTAAAACAGACACTCACGCTCATCGATGACAAAGAAGCTGAAAAGCTGGCAACTGGTATCCTGCAAGCAAAAAAAATATTCGTAGCAGGCGGAGGCCGCTCTGGCTTTATGGCAAAAGCGTTTGTCATGCGGATGATGCATGTTGGCCTGGATGCATATGTGGTAGGAGAAACAATCACCCCGAATTTAGAATCAGATGATATTTTCATTGTCGGTTCCGGTTCTGGTGAAACTCAAAGTCTTGTAGCAATGACGAAAAAAGCCAAAGCAATCGGCGCAACGGTAGTGGCCATTACCATTGATCCGGAATCTACAATAGGCAATCTTGGAGACATTCAAATTGAAATTCCTGCCCGATCAAAATCAGACGATTCCAGCAATAAGTCAATTCAACCGATGGGCTCGTTGTTTGAGCAATCACTTCTGCTTTTCTATGATGCCGTCATTCTGAAGTTCATGGACAAAAAAGGGATAAAGTCTGACGCAATGTACGGCAGGCACGCAAATTTAGAATAAAACAAATAAGCTTGAGCCTGAATTGATGAGGCTCAAGCTTATTTGTTTATTCACCGAACAGAAAGGAATTGTGCGTTGTTTCTAACAGCCTCTTAACTCAAGCATTTTCACTGGACAGCTGGATAACTAACGTGCCAAGGTGAACAGACAACAGGAGGATACTTCATGAGGGCACCGTGAAAATTAATAGGTATGGACGCTTCACCTGTCAGAGTCCTGCTATTTGAAGGCCTAAGTTGTTAAACCCTTCACATCATAAAAAGAATTCCAAGGAGAGAGCCTATGTATAAAATGATTGCAATCGATCTTGATGGCACGCTGCTCACAGATGAGTTAACAATTTCGCCAGAAACCGTGGCAACTATCCAAAAAGCAATGAAAACAGGAACAATTGTCACGATTGCTACCGGAAGAATGTTTTCTTCCGCAAAACTCATTGCACAACAGTTGGGAATCAATGCACCCTTGATCACCTATCAAGGGGCAATGATCAAGGCTGCAGATGGAGATGACGTATTGTATGAGCGCTCGGTCTCCCCTGACATCTCACAAAAGTTACTCAACATTGCCCGCGAGAAAAACATACACCTGCAAGTCTATCAAGACGACATTCTTTACGGTGCTGTGGAAACCGACAAGCTCGTTGCTTATGCCGAAGCTGTCCAAGTGCCATACGCCATAGAACCCGACTTGATCAAACTTGCGCAAAAAGGATTCACGAAACTGCTCTTTATCGACGAACCCGATGTTCTGGCTCTTCTTCAAAAAGAATTGCAGGCTATATTCGGTGACTCCGCCTATATTGAGAAATCGAAAAAGAACTACCTTGAAGTGACCCATCCCGAAGCAAACAAAGGGAATGCACTTTTATTCTTAGCGAACAAGCTTGGCATCGATCGTTCAGAAATCATCGGAATTGGTGATAATCACAACGATTTCGAACTTCTCAAATCGGCAGGTTTCAGCATCGCGATGGGAAATGCAGTACAGGAAGTGAAAGATATTGCTGATTACATCACTTTTACGAACAACGATGAAGGCGTAATTCATGCAATAGATAAGTTTATTCTGGAACCGGAGAATGCGGTCGCAACCAAGAAAGGAAGAGAAGAAAATGCCCAACCTAGGAGAAAAAAGTTTTAATTGCGAAAAAGAACTGACCCTTTCGATCATCGGCGGAAAGTGGAAGATGTTGATCTTATGGCATTTAGGCAAAGAAGGCACAAAACGTTTCGGCGAGTTGAAAAATCTGATGCCGGGCATCACCCAACGCATGCTCGTGACTCAACTGCGTGAACTCGAAGAACATTTGATTGTACACCGCGAGATATATCCGGTTGTTCCTCCAAAAGTAGAGTACTCCCTTACCGATCAGGGACACAGCCTTATCCCTATCCTTGACTCGATGTATGAATGGGGCAAAGATTATATGGAGCATAACTTGCTGGATACGAAGATAGAAAGCAACTAAAGACTGTTAAAGGAACAAAACGGATTGCAGTAAATGAACTGAACCCCAAATGGGACACTTTTTTAAAGTGGCTACCATTTGGGGTTCAGTTCATTCATT
This window harbors:
- a CDS encoding ring-cleaving dioxygenase: MNELKGIHHVTAITSSAEKNYEFFTYVLGMRLVKKTVNQDDIQTYHLFFADDKGSAGTDMTFFDFPNIPKGTHGTNEIYKTAFRVPTDKALAYWIKRFDKYDVKHKGIQDVFGKKTLSFDDFDDQQYMLVSDENNEGVASGIPWQNGPVPLEFAITGLGPVHIRIADFDSLKEVLESAMLMREIAKKDAFHLFEIGEGGNGAQVIVEHNKLLPSGRQGFGTVHHAAFRVADTSVLQEWIDRMQNLGFSTSGYVDRFFFESLYVRVAQGILFEWATDGPGFMGDEPYETVGEKLSLPPFLEPKRDEIEQLVRPINTIRSTQTIEKEVL
- a CDS encoding DMP19 family protein, which translates into the protein MKPTMNRKDLLTKDDIWNAVISVVCACDLPTTDSILGEAFIAFHYYSELESGGHETLLSWTESYSKEHGIERYLNELITALEKIGAHDYAMIERKYGHEMWNVYIALENDASQEEEFYKVIEKADGEYYQLDGKLEQLVEAYFIKIHTDLIDVVDD
- a CDS encoding ArsR/SmtB family transcription factor codes for the protein MDMEMQQFKSDFFKALAHPLRIRILEILAEGDKSVNEIQQLAESEGSSVSQQLTVLRSKNIVTGSKEGNRVIYSLRDPMIIELLDVARKIFNNQLSETITILDRLSEGEKVE
- a CDS encoding SulP family inorganic anion transporter, producing the protein MEKKSIFTGRYAGYSFQSFKKDLLSGIVVGVIAIPLGMAFAIASGVNPEYGIYTTIIAGILISIFGGSKFQIGGPTGAFIPVLFAIVIAYGYESLLLAGFMAGIILLLMGIFKLGSLIKYIPRPVTIGFTSGIAVIIFVGQVSNFLGLTGVEKHESFLPNVKEIILHIQTVNLYSVLTAVICLATVILTPKIIPKVPGPLIGLLVSTVVASVFFPSEVATIGSTFGKISNKLPEFHFPEITFERLQLLIGPAFVIAMLGGIESLLSAVVADGMTGSKHNSNRELIGQGIANMVTPLFGGIPATGAIARTATNIKNGAVSPFSGIIHGVVVLLVLILFAPYASTIPLASMAPVLMIVAWNMSERHVFVSLLKTKTADSLVLLATFLLTVFVSLTVAVEVGLLFAVVLFTKQMSELLITAKVLPDPDHKDEKVGTHMVTDIHDCPQISIYNVEGPLFFGSAQAFEQSIMNTIHYKPNVLMLRMGKVPFMDTTGESYLSSIIKDFSKQGTVLISGMKPHPISVMKKTGLYDYTGEEHFFEHTGEAIDFSLEKLDKNKCLGCQHFAFKECTALSAGIEFHKAKIDKHEEVLKQL
- a CDS encoding NADPH-dependent FMN reductase, whose product is MTKIGIVTGSTRPGRNSLQVAQWVKDIADKRGDAEYEIVDLKDYNLPMYAEPISAAFSQDYKTPEAIPWSKKVAELDGYVFICPEYNHGVTSALKNAIDYLYPEWNNKAAGIVSYGSAGGVRAAESLRIILAELQVASVRSHPAMSLFTDFVKMSEFKPADVHEGAVTTLLDQVNAWTNAFEPLRNK
- the hxlA gene encoding 3-hexulose-6-phosphate synthase — protein: MKLQLALDLVDIPQAIEIIKEVEEYIDIIELGTPVINKEGLKAVSEIKAAFPNLEVLADMKIMDAAAYEVSNASAAGADIITILAQAEDSSIKGAVEEAKKQGKKILVDMIAVKDIKTRAAELDLLGADYICVHTGYDLQAEGKDSFEDLRTIKSVVKNARTAIAGGIKLETLPEVIKARPDLIIVGGGITSKEDKNAEAAKIQKLIKESVTA
- the hxlB gene encoding 6-phospho-3-hexuloisomerase, with the translated sequence MHITGFTNTILAELKQTLTLIDDKEAEKLATGILQAKKIFVAGGGRSGFMAKAFVMRMMHVGLDAYVVGETITPNLESDDIFIVGSGSGETQSLVAMTKKAKAIGATVVAITIDPESTIGNLGDIQIEIPARSKSDDSSNKSIQPMGSLFEQSLLLFYDAVILKFMDKKGIKSDAMYGRHANLE
- a CDS encoding Cof-type HAD-IIB family hydrolase is translated as MYKMIAIDLDGTLLTDELTISPETVATIQKAMKTGTIVTIATGRMFSSAKLIAQQLGINAPLITYQGAMIKAADGDDVLYERSVSPDISQKLLNIAREKNIHLQVYQDDILYGAVETDKLVAYAEAVQVPYAIEPDLIKLAQKGFTKLLFIDEPDVLALLQKELQAIFGDSAYIEKSKKNYLEVTHPEANKGNALLFLANKLGIDRSEIIGIGDNHNDFELLKSAGFSIAMGNAVQEVKDIADYITFTNNDEGVIHAIDKFILEPENAVATKKGREENAQPRRKKF
- a CDS encoding winged helix-turn-helix transcriptional regulator, translating into MPNLGEKSFNCEKELTLSIIGGKWKMLILWHLGKEGTKRFGELKNLMPGITQRMLVTQLRELEEHLIVHREIYPVVPPKVEYSLTDQGHSLIPILDSMYEWGKDYMEHNLLDTKIESN